In Dromaius novaehollandiae isolate bDroNov1 chromosome 4, bDroNov1.hap1, whole genome shotgun sequence, a single genomic region encodes these proteins:
- the TLR2 gene encoding toll-like receptor 2 → MMTHTWQVWAIYIILTANLSEEQALKQVCPSCDATQFCNCSSRGLNFIPAGLTGKITGLNLAHNRIKHVRAHDLQQAVNLRVLLLPSNEINSIEEDSFRSLARLELLDLSNNSLARLSPAWFGHLFSLQHLNIQGNSYSDLGESSLFSNLRNLSALYLGNAQFSTIRQGNFEGITLLDELWIDGSNLSQYEPGSLKSVKKIHHIIINLKSVDVFSVIVEDLLHSVTWLEVRKIAFSIPAEMQLLRFMSFSFAKKISFKQVLFTDATVPEMISIIEDMTELMEVEMKDCRLLGTGHWSTQIHVNQSRSLRVVTIEKLSIEEFYLFSDLKAVVDLVSPLTKITVEDTKVFLVPCRLSQHLLSLEYLDLSENLLGDQSLEHSACQGGWPLLQILNLSQNSLSDLKMTGKSLSHLRNLILLDISQNNFGEIPDMCQWPENLKHLNLSSAQIPKLTTCIPLTLEVLDVSANKLKEFGLQLPFLKELYIAKNQLKTLPDAAPIPNLVAMTIRRNKLNSFSKEEFEAFKKMEMLDASDNNFICSCEFLSFIHHQAGIAHILAGWPESYICDSPLAVRGEQVAAVHLSLMECHRSLTMSLICALVFLVVLVLVVVGYKYHAIWYVRMTWAWLRAKRKPKQGPPKDMCYDAFVSYSENDSDWVENIMVQELEQACPPFRLCLHKRDFVPGKWIVDNIIDSIEKSHKTLFVLSEHFVQSEWCKYELDFSHFRLFDENNDAAILILLEPIQSKAIPKRFCKLRKIMNTKTYLEWPLEEEQQQIFWFNLKLALKS, encoded by the coding sequence ATGATGACACATACCTGGCAAGTGTGGGCCATCTACATCATCTTAACGGCAAACCTCTCTGAAGAGCAAGCTTTGAAGCAAGTTTGTCCTTCATGCGATGCCACTCAGTTTTGCAACTGTTCTTCCAGGGGTTTGAACTTCATTCCCGCAGGGCTCACGGGTAAAATCACAGGGTTAAACCTGGCTCACAACAGGATAAAGCATGTCCGAGCACATGatctgcagcaggctgtgaaccTGAGAGTTCTGCTACTGCCATCCAATGAAATCAACTCAATAGAGGAGGACTCGTTTCGCTCCCTTGCAAGACTAGAGCTCTTGGACTTATCAAATAACAGCTTGGCTCGCTTGTCTCCTGCCTGGTTTGGGCACCTTTTTTCACTCCAGCACCTCAACATTCAAGGAAATTCCTACAGTGACCTGGGGGAAAGTTCCCTCTTTTCTAACCTGAGAAACTTGAGCGCTCTCTACCTGGGCAATGCACAGTTCTCCACGATAAGGCAAGGAAACTTTGAGGGCATTACACTTCTTGATGAGTTGTGGATTGATGGCAGCAATCTCAGTCAGTATGAGCCAGGAAGTTTGAAATCAGTTAAGAAGATACATCATATAATCATCAACCTAAAAAGTGTGGATGTATTCTCAGTGATTGTGGAGGATCTTCTGCACTCTGTCACATGGTTGGAAGTTAGAAAAATAGCATTCAGTATACCTGCTGAAATGCAACTATTGAGattcatgtctttttcttttgcaaagaaaatttcttttaaacaggTTTTGTTTACAGATGCTACTGTGCCTGAGATGATCAGCATTATAGAGGACATGACAGAATTAATGGAGGTGGAGATGAAAGATTGTAGACTTTTGGGAACCGGTCATTGGAGTACACAAATTCACGTAAACCAATCACGTTCTCTTCGAGTTGTAACAATAGAGAAATTATCTATTGaagaattttatttgttttcagatcTTAAGGCTGTTGTAGATCTAGTATCTCCTCTTACCAAAATCACAGTCGAAGATACCAAGGTCTTTCTGGTACCATGCAGACTTTCACAGCATCTTTTGTCATTAGAATATCTTGACCTCAGTGAGAATTTGCTTGGAGATCAGAGTTTGGAGCATTCAGCCTGTCAGGGTGGTTGGCCCTTACTGCAAATTCTAAATTTAAGTCAGAATTCACTGAGTGACTTAAAAATGACAGGTAAAAGCTTATCTCACCTGAGAAATCTAATTCTCTTAGATATTAGTCAAAATAATTTTGGTGAGATTCCAGACATGTGTCAATGGCCAGAAAACCTGAAACATTTAAATCTCTCTAGCGCTCAAATTCCTAAATTAACAACCTGCATTCCTCTGACTCTTGAAGTTTTGGATGTCAGTGCTAATAAGCTGAAGGAGTTTGGGCTGCAACTCCCTTTTCTCAAAGAGCTGTACATTGCAAAAAACCAGCTGAAGACCTTGCCTGATGCTGCGCCCATTCCTAACTTGGTGGCCATGACAATCAGAAGAAACAAACTCAACAGCTTCTCCAAGGAAGAGTTTGAGGCCTTTAAGAAAATGGAGATGCTGGATGCCAGTGACAATAACTTTATCTGCTCCTGTGAATTCCTCTCCTTCATTCATCATCAGGCTGGAATAGCCCACATCTTAGCGGGGTGGCCGGAAAGCTACATCTGCGACTCTCCCCTGGCGGTGAGAGGGGAGCAGGTTGCAGCTGTGCATCTCTCACTGATGGAGTGCCACAGATCCCTCACCATGTCATTAATCTGTGCTCTGGTGTTCCTGGTCGTCCTCGTCCTTGTGGTCGTTGGGTACAAGTATCACGCAATCTGGTATGTGAGAATGACCTGGGCATGGCTCCGAGCCAAGCGGAAGCCCAAGCAAGGCCCCCCAAAGGATATGTGCTACGATGCTTTTGTCTCCTACAGTGAGAATGACTCTGACTGGGTGGAAAACATCATggtgcaggagctggagcaggcCTGTCCGCCCTTTCGACTGTGCCTCCATAAACGGGACTTTGTGCCTGGGAAGTGGATTGTGGATAACATCATTGACTCCATAGAGAAAAGCCACAAAACGCTGTTTGTGCTGTCGGAGCACTTTGTGCAGAGTGAGTGGTGCAAATACGAGCTGGACTTCTCGCACTTCCGCCTCTTTGATGAGAACAACGATGCAGCGATTCTCATCCTCCTGGAGCCTATTCAGAGCAAAGCGATTCCCAAAAGGTTCTGCAAACTGCGGAAGATAATGAACACAAAGACCTACCTGGAGTGGCCTCtcgaggaagagcagcagcagataTTTTGGTTTAATTTGAAATTAGCTCTAAAATCCTAG